The Ipomoea triloba cultivar NCNSP0323 chromosome 4, ASM357664v1 DNA segment AATAAGTTACACAAAATCATATAATACATGGACCTTCTAGGTACTTTGCCATTGGCAAAGATGATGATTATTTTGTGTGTTAGAGGTGTTGAGGTGAATATATGTTCAGTCGTAACAATGATTTAGGTTATGTTTAGCAAACCTAATTagaaaggtagctgaaagctgaaaagctataactGAAATCTGAAGACCTGTTAtgattaaaagtgtttggtaaaattagctttttgataagttgataaatgtaaaaagattaaaaaggtcataaaatttaaatagtttaaatttaaataggtttgtttatattaaaatataaaataatggaatcaatatattttaataaaatataaagtaagagcatatatttgaaaatatatgaagtaaaacaaaatatttatagttcataaaattagttcatacaaaaattaatgttcaaacacacaaatgtcaaattgaaattacaaccaaacatattgaagaaaaaatatcaaaatgattttaattgggaagagTAAAAGATGccattaaaataataaggacaaaaatggaaaaaaaaaaagttaagaagctactagcttatttttaaaagctacctaaagtagcttttcaaaataatatcttattttaaactactagcttattttcagtagcttattttgaaaatattatcaaacaaagcttatagcttattaataagttaaaataagctataacagggtgtttggttggagggaattacaattcctttcccacgTAATTCTCACTTAATTCCGAAGggaactaaattccttcgtttggttggaggttccctcattttcatggaattagaatcccatggcccccctaggattttaattccatggattttaggaagaaaaaaagataaccttgagacaaaattaccctcccttattttaacctaaaattgatgtctaaccTTCCATTCAAAATTAgagtgtattattcttcgacttccctttgtgtatgttcctttaaatatttatatgcagcaactattcaaaatttgcattttttatatacaacaactttaatgtatgttcctttgaattctttatatgtataACCTCTACAAAATTTCTGACTACCCAAATCAAATGCTTgtgatttttttagtttaagagatacggtagatgagtgcttttgaatttaatatgttatattttttgggtttgagtatgcaaatgggtccaatagatacttgtcaataataataataataataataataataataataatataatataataataataataaataaataaataacaacaacaacaatgggcattttcgactttatattacttattccctctcaattcccatgtatacgaaacattagaattgaaattcccagtaattaTATTCCCGCAtaccaaacactagaatttaaactcccactcCTAAATAAACTCTGTCAAACATAGACTTAAATTTCTAGCAATATTTTAAAAGAAGTATATAATGCATGCAAATTAAACCACAACAAATAACACTAGACTTCTAAAGATTAGGGTTTTTATGGCATAGCCATAGTCCATATAGAAGAGATCCAcatgaataaattaaagtacaGCATTCATTAATAATATTACAGACCGACTAAGTTTTCTTCCGACCAATCTTTAGTTTCCTATTTTAAGGTagagctaataataataaactgtTGGAAATAGCAGTACTGTTGCAGAAAGTCACATCATATCACCATGAAAAACTTTGCTGACAACTGAATGTTAGAGTCTTTCCGGACTCCATAGCTTGCCAATTCCTGGGAATCAATCATGGTTTTCCCCTCAAACACCAGCTTCTGCACATGAACTGGCACCCCCAGCTTCTTAAAGATAGCTTCTTTCAGATTCTTAACCGTTTCCCATAAGAACACTTCAACGCCTGTGCTTTTCCCACCCCATTTGATGAATATCTGAGTAGCCGGTGGCAAAATCTCCAAGATGGACCCATCCCTGATGTTATAAAATGACAGTCTCTGAATCCTCCAGCATCTTTCCTCCAAATTCAAGAACCTTCACTGGGTACCCAACTTTGCTCTCCACCACGGTTTTCACGTCCAGAATGGTGTAAAGGATCCTAACCTGTGTTTCCACGGCTTCTCCGGTTAATGTTTTCACATGAACCTTTAAGGTTTCCTTGGGATTAAAGATCATGTGGAGCGTCGAATGGCCTCGGATCCCGAGAGACGCTAAGGTTTTATCCTCTTCCAGTTGTTTTCCGTTGTAAAACAAAGTGTGCTGGTTGGGAGGGATGTTTTCTTTGGCCTGGATAACTGCTTTCTTATTAGGGGAGGGGATCCTGACAGACAACATAAATGGCACCGAGTTTTCAACGAAAGCGTTGAGGGTGCAGTGTCCATGGATGCCATAATCCACAAGCCTTTTGTCATCCTCGAGGCGTGTGCCGCCCTGCATGAAGAACTGTTGGAGGCATTCTTGTACGCCTTCCTCTTCGCGCAACAAGGTTTTGAGTCTTGCAACGGTCTCGGATTTGTTGATCTTTGCACTCACGGTTTTGATAATCCTCACAGATATGGTTATCTGCCAGGAATTGTGTAGCAAATGAGAGGAGAACTTAGAAAGAATCGGCACAAACAACACCATATATGACTTCGCAAGGAATTAATCATCAAAAGCGTTATggaaaaagtctacaaaaatcaaGCTAGAATGTTGCTGGTAACCCTGACTAAGGATACGAACTTGTAACCATAGGGTCACAAGTTCAaatcccaatttttttttattttgagccAGATAAGTTGGTTTTGTCTCTTGTGTGATTGTTTGTCGGTTAGGATCGAGGTTCAGAGTGCAAACCCTGGCTGCCAGGGAAAATCCAGCCAAACACCGACGGCTAAGAAAAATCCAGCCAAGTTAGTCAGGGTACGGTGTTGACCTGAAAATCATAAGGTTATCCACTCCCAATGAGAATGGTctccttcttgatttgagctgatCAGAACAAACTAAACTGGTTTAATAGGTCCTTTACTGGATCGGTCACAAGGGCTAAGTTTATTCAGGCTACGGATTTCTCCAGACACCCAAAAGACTGCTACCAAATCAAAGACGATAGAAAAATATGGTAGAGAATTTCAATCGAACACAACACCTACACGACTTCCACTCACACAAACACAACTCACCTCACCTTGAATTCGACTATGCAAAACCACTAAACCAAGAATGAAGAACGACTTTCAAGCTGTGTTTTCGAATTTGTAAAGAGCACAAGAACAAGAAGCGATGTTCTAACGAAAGGAAATCAATTCAACATTAGAAATATAATCGTAATAGTTGCTAACCTCTTCCTCTTCCTGTTGAGCGGTGGGATTAGGGTTCCTCTCGCATGATGCTTCCATGGAGAGAATTCGGAGGAGTAGCAGTGATTACCGTAAGAACTAAAATGCAGTAACAGTCACTCCACTGAGCGGTCGCTTAAATATTAAGCTCCCTTGGAAGTTCGAAACGGAAAGGCAACCCTCAAATAGGCAAAAGTAGACACTTAGGGTTCGATCTTATTATAATTGTGATGATTATTGTACTCGAAGTTCGAACCTAGATACCAATAATTTGCTCTGGGTTCAAGTAATTCGGGTGGGATTTTTATGGGGTTCGGTGAGGAaacttctttttaaaatatataaatttgagtGAGATTTAGTAAATAAGGAAAGGAAATATAAAAGTAAAcctaaaaatgtaaattaataattacaacCACTAACATTAATGATATTACACCAATATACTAAatctatataaaaataataatcacaaatctaaagtataaataacaaaattaaaaaaaaaaaaaaaagactgggAAATATAGATTAATCAGTGAAAATGCTTGTGCTTGGCAAATATATAAGTTGTAATTCCCCCTCCTCTAGTTCCATTTTTTTGGTACAACTACTTATCACACGCGCATTGCACGGATAGTCTAATAcccaatgtgtatttttaaattagtccGTTGGCGTGGTTCATTGCAATTTTAGTGCCTTGACACAATGCACCTTCAAAAACATAGCCAAATCCTCCTTCCAcaaaaagacaatgataataAGCATAGTTTCTCATGTGTGGTGAATATATACTGTAAATTAGGCGTACCGTTTCATCAATGgcacaaatcaaaataatatgaatcatATCATTCATTTCAACCAACAATTACAcgaacattttttagttcctaGAACCTAATTAACTTtatttggctcttattaagttTGTAGATAtataaagagagaaaaaaaaaaggtggggTAAACATTATTTCTGCGatcattataataaaatatttaaatgagatgagggagaaaaaaaaaaatcaaatttaagcATTATGAATACATACTTTAAAGTATGTTTAATTTCGCAACTTCCATAGAAACAATTTATTGGTACAATAAAGATAATGATTTGCATATATACAGTCAACAAAATAAATGCActcagttttcaaaaaaataaaataaatgcacTCATAATCTCGTAATCTATATAATCTCATATATATAGATTCACAAAAtcacataaatacacagaaaaCAATATATTCGAACATTCATTTTGTAataacgtatatatatatatcaaaattaacAGAACTTACATATATTTGCTTGTGTGCTGTGTGCACATGTTAAAATAGAGAAAGAAAACTATAGCCACAACTTATacgtaaattaaaatgttactttattactttttttgacgttactttattactttaattaagttaaaagagctaattctatttttggtattaaatttataggtgacagatCACAAGTCATTTTTTATAAGAACATTCAATTTTGATCCcagtattattgtagcatgaccgttttttatcatttatcaacaaaataatttaaatattgttaaatacaagaacattttaatcttcaattatgaatttttcaagaaaataaacataaaGAATATAACGGTTAAACATActttatataaaagaaattgaaatgtctttgtatttaattaacgatcaacaattttgttgatgaggactaaaaatgctcataccacaataatactaagaccaaataaGGATattctaataataaaaaaaagactaaaagtggactgtcagctataaatctatgacaaaaaaatagaattaacttttAAGTTAGATAAGAtgctaaaatagtaaaatactaGTGGTTTACCCATGCGGTGCAcgaaaaaaattttgttattatgaatttaaattaaaaattttttaaaatataaatatattaaaatgtataatataataatatagttgaattttcatatatttggtcaagtatctattatcatagcatacaaaattaaaaatttgtatgattaatataatctctaatcatgtacatatttatataaatttatagagaaaaatttacataattaaattgaattattcctaatcgtatttcatatatactataattctaacaatatgaataataactaagaaaattatacttagaaattaaaaaatgtaaatttaaaattttatatatgtgattttaaacacTAATCAGACgcataaatatttcaagaatgcataaCTATGATCTGTGGCAGAAATGTTGGATTAACTGGTGCAATAACAATTTTAGAGGAGAGCACCTTCAGTGCATAGTACtttaaacatattttttgcaacacaaaaccCTATTAATTGGCGTGATTCGTGCTTCTTCTTGTTGCCACTTCCGTCAGAAattaattcttgatttgatctaatCACCTGTTGTGCTTCACTGAAATTTTAGTGCCTCGACACAGTGCACCTTCAAAAACATAActaaatcctcctttccaaaaaaaaaaaaaaaaaaaaaaaaaaagctcataTGTGTTGAATATATACTGTAAATTAGGTGCATTATTTCATCAATATAATGTGCAATGCGTGATTCCAaccaatgagtaagttaagaataataaataattaacgaAATATTcagttactaaagtttacacgAACATAATACAAGaatatttagaaaaagtaaatgatacaatagatataaactagggaaaataatataaaaaaatactaaaatcaaaataatataaatcattCATTTCAACCAAGAATTACACAAGCATTTTTTAGTTTGTagttaaagagaaaaaaagagaaaaaaagaaactttatttgactcttattaagtTTGTagttaaagagaaaaaaaaagaaaaagtgggGTAAACATTATTTCTGCGATCATTATAATCTATCAAATTTAAACATTATGAATACATACTTTAACGTATCTTTAATTTCGCAATTCCAACTTccataaaaacaatatattggTACAATAAAGATAATGATTTGCATATATACAGTCAACAAAATTAATGCACTCATATA contains these protein-coding regions:
- the LOC116015740 gene encoding polyubiquitin 11-like codes for the protein MEASCERNPNPTAQQEEEEITISVRIIKTVSAKINKSETVARLKTLLREEEGVQECLQQFFMQGGTRLEDDKRLVDYGIHGHCTLNAFVENSVPFMLSVRIPSPNKKAVIQAKENIPPNQHTLFYNGKQLEEDKTLASLGIRGHSTLHMIFNPKETLKVHVKTLTGEAVETQVRILYTILDVKTVVESKVGYPVKVLEFGGKMLEDSETIFIKWGGKSTGVEVFLWETVKNLKEAIFKKLGVPVHVQKLVFEGKTMIDSQELASYGVRKDSNIQLSAKFFMVI